A genomic region of Gossypium hirsutum isolate 1008001.06 chromosome D01, Gossypium_hirsutum_v2.1, whole genome shotgun sequence contains the following coding sequences:
- the LOC107921093 gene encoding basic leucine zipper 19 isoform X2: MDDGELDYSNQEVFSVNNMGDIPSSCSMDSFFDELLNDSHACTHTHTCNPPGPDNSHTHTCFHFHTKIVPASSEDKAAIDGTAVSGENKSKKRPLGNREAVRKYREKVKARAASLEDEVVRLRALNQQLVKRLQGQAALEAEVARLKCLLVDIRGRIEGEIGPFPYQKPATNVNMMNVPGAYVMNPCNVPCNDQMYCLHPGFEDKTGEAAALNGQGFNGCDFDNIQCLANQNSTGGIGSAGSNGNYSGTKRRKATAG; the protein is encoded by the exons ATGGACGACGGGGAGCTTGATTATTCGAACCAAGAAGTGTTTTCTGTCAATAACATGGGTGACATTCCTAGCAGTTGTTCAATGGACAGTTTTTTCGATGAATTACTCAATGATTCTCATGCATGTACCCATACACATACTTGCAACCCACCCGGACCTGATAACTCTCATACACACACCTGTTTTCATTTTCATACCAAGATTGTGCCTGCCTCTAGTGAAGATAAGGCTGCTATTGATGGCACCGCTGTGTCTGGGGAGAATAAATCGAAGAAACGTCCGTTAGGTAATCGAGAAGCTGTCAGGAAGTATAGGGAGAAGGTTAAGGCACGAGCTGCCTCTTTGGAGGACGAGGTTGTGAGACTGAGGGCATTGAACCAACAGCTTGTGAAAAGATTACAGGGTCAGGCTGCATTGGAGGCTGAGGTTGCAAGGCTAAAGTGTTTGCTTGTAGATATTAGAGGAAGAATCGAAGGGGAAATTGGACCGTTTCCTTATCAGAAACCAGCAACTAATGTTAACATGATGAATGTGCCTGGTGCTTATGTGATGAATCCCTGCAATGTGCCATGCAATGATCAGATGTATTGCCTTCATCCTGGATTCGAAGATAAAACAGGAGAAGCCGCAGCACTGAATGGACAAGGATTTAATGGTTGTGACTTTGACAATATTCAGTGCTTGGCGAATCAGAACTCTACAGGTGGGATTGGAAGTGCAGGGTCGAATGGCAATTATTCTGGCACAAAAAGGAGgaaag CTACAGCAGGCTGA
- the LOC107921093 gene encoding basic leucine zipper 19 isoform X1 — MDDGELDYSNQEVFSVNNMGDIPSSCSMDSFFDELLNDSHACTHTHTCNPPGPDNSHTHTCFHFHTKIVPASSEDKAAIDGTAVSGENKSKKRPLGNREAVRKYREKVKARAASLEDEVVRLRALNQQLVKRLQGQAALEAEVARLKCLLVDIRGRIEGEIGPFPYQKPATNVNMMNVPGAYVMNPCNVPCNDQMYCLHPGFEDKTGEAAALNGQGFNGCDFDNIQCLANQNSTGGIGSAGSNGNYSGTKRRKGVHSATAG; from the exons ATGGACGACGGGGAGCTTGATTATTCGAACCAAGAAGTGTTTTCTGTCAATAACATGGGTGACATTCCTAGCAGTTGTTCAATGGACAGTTTTTTCGATGAATTACTCAATGATTCTCATGCATGTACCCATACACATACTTGCAACCCACCCGGACCTGATAACTCTCATACACACACCTGTTTTCATTTTCATACCAAGATTGTGCCTGCCTCTAGTGAAGATAAGGCTGCTATTGATGGCACCGCTGTGTCTGGGGAGAATAAATCGAAGAAACGTCCGTTAGGTAATCGAGAAGCTGTCAGGAAGTATAGGGAGAAGGTTAAGGCACGAGCTGCCTCTTTGGAGGACGAGGTTGTGAGACTGAGGGCATTGAACCAACAGCTTGTGAAAAGATTACAGGGTCAGGCTGCATTGGAGGCTGAGGTTGCAAGGCTAAAGTGTTTGCTTGTAGATATTAGAGGAAGAATCGAAGGGGAAATTGGACCGTTTCCTTATCAGAAACCAGCAACTAATGTTAACATGATGAATGTGCCTGGTGCTTATGTGATGAATCCCTGCAATGTGCCATGCAATGATCAGATGTATTGCCTTCATCCTGGATTCGAAGATAAAACAGGAGAAGCCGCAGCACTGAATGGACAAGGATTTAATGGTTGTGACTTTGACAATATTCAGTGCTTGGCGAATCAGAACTCTACAGGTGGGATTGGAAGTGCAGGGTCGAATGGCAATTATTCTGGCACAAAAAGGAGgaaag GTGTTCATTCAGCTACAGCAGGCTGA